Proteins co-encoded in one Flavivirga eckloniae genomic window:
- a CDS encoding SusC/RagA family TonB-linked outer membrane protein has product MKKTNTDGSDLLSLPKFDLKMKLFIVFLTATLFQLQANSYGQKTKVSLDMDQTTLGAVFDKIEDKTEFRFLYSSWEIDLNRTISIKVKKKQINMILNLLFADTNISYRVLDRQIVLTKGDYVSRVNLENKINPRPQQGITITGRVTDKNNNPLIGANILVKGTTRGAQTGFDGSYSINVSDKKAILVVSYLGFTPKEVPVNDLTTIDVQLEESTDELSEIIVTALGIKKERKAVGYAIDQIGAEELNATGEPSVLLNLAAKAPGVQVFGSSNGVDGTPRVIIRGVTSLSSDNQPLYVLDGLPLLSNRSLSESIFSPTIGYNDLGNPLSDINPNDIESVSILKGASATALYGARGANGVIMITTKKGKSGQKGWEVTMSSGITFQSALTLPERQLRYGQGLNGEFSYIDGNGAGVNESEVRLWGPEYNGQQISQWDPITGGAVVKPWLPYGANNYKNFYETGYTAQHNLSLTHVTESSNARLSIGHQDIKGIVPNTGLKRITGSINSTFQLGEKLTLNFVGTGSKMTSNNRASFGGTSGGDGGLWQIMSIPTNIDIRDLRDYKDEFGNRKSFSERGGNPYWNLYENLKPVIRNRFSVNIGLTYAITDWLSLQGNLFQDRNVTEHSRIEAKHLYSDGYYSEGINLNKEVNLDARLTIDKDIFKDLNLNFMTGIAVRDEDSNNKFSRTEGGLLVRGVYNLGNSASPVVTRNSITEKKVNSLFSSVELNYKNYAFLTVTGRNDWSSTLPRDEWSFFYPSVAGSLIFTDAFGIKNHVLSYGKLRANWAKVGDDTRPYALNRFVKREAVPFNGSPVLGLENVIPATGLIPEETTSFELGTELYFFDSKVRLDVAYYERESSNQLIQVASAWERGARNSFINAGTISNKGIELSLNVNPISTNNFNWDVNINWAKNKGTVTGFPEDLVTSKIIGAWLGAEILAENGSPYGIIKGFKYFRDSEEGYNTIARQADNFATFGYTLEDNITGTGKILTRNGIPMTNQWQSAGTSTLGIIAPSDWTGGINNTFTYKNVQLSFLVDVRSGGHVLSTTEQYMGRYGHNHESVDLNANGVPVRNPIADGGGYIFDGIDVETGKPNTIAITPQDMFSGWNIPTEATAWDATNIKLRELSVSYNASKKILGKLGIANARLSLVGRNLWLIKNGLNGIDTETASMGSLNNGVGMEYGAVPNSKSYGMNLSVSF; this is encoded by the coding sequence ATGAAAAAAACTAACACTGATGGTAGTGATCTGTTGTCATTGCCAAAATTTGATTTGAAAATGAAATTATTTATTGTGTTTTTAACCGCTACTTTATTTCAATTACAGGCAAATAGTTATGGGCAAAAAACAAAGGTTTCATTGGATATGGACCAGACGACCCTAGGAGCTGTATTTGATAAAATTGAAGATAAAACGGAATTTCGTTTTCTGTATAGCAGTTGGGAAATTGATTTAAATAGAACGATATCCATAAAGGTTAAAAAAAAGCAAATCAATATGATCTTAAATCTATTGTTTGCTGACACGAATATCAGTTATAGGGTACTTGACAGACAAATTGTTCTAACCAAAGGAGATTACGTATCGAGGGTTAATTTGGAAAATAAAATAAATCCCAGACCTCAACAGGGAATTACTATAACCGGTAGAGTAACCGATAAAAACAACAACCCTTTAATTGGTGCCAATATTTTGGTAAAAGGTACAACAAGAGGAGCGCAGACAGGTTTTGATGGTAGCTATTCCATCAATGTTTCAGATAAAAAAGCAATACTTGTAGTGTCATATTTGGGGTTTACTCCAAAAGAAGTTCCAGTTAACGATTTAACAACCATTGATGTACAACTTGAAGAAAGTACAGATGAACTTTCAGAAATTATTGTGACCGCACTTGGCATTAAAAAAGAAAGAAAGGCTGTTGGTTATGCCATAGATCAAATTGGGGCAGAAGAGTTAAATGCTACTGGAGAACCAAGTGTTCTTTTAAACTTGGCTGCTAAAGCTCCGGGTGTACAGGTATTTGGATCTTCTAATGGTGTTGACGGAACCCCAAGGGTGATCATTAGAGGGGTAACGTCTTTATCATCAGATAATCAGCCTTTATATGTTCTTGATGGGTTGCCTTTATTAAGTAATCGATCTCTATCAGAAAGTATTTTTTCGCCAACCATAGGATATAACGATCTTGGAAATCCTTTATCGGATATTAACCCGAATGATATTGAGAGCGTAAGTATTCTAAAAGGAGCTAGTGCAACAGCCCTTTATGGTGCCAGAGGGGCTAATGGTGTTATTATGATAACTACTAAAAAAGGTAAGTCTGGACAAAAAGGATGGGAAGTAACAATGTCTTCTGGTATTACATTTCAATCGGCTTTGACTTTGCCCGAACGACAATTAAGATATGGTCAGGGTTTAAATGGTGAGTTTAGTTATATAGATGGTAATGGAGCAGGGGTAAACGAGTCGGAAGTTAGATTGTGGGGACCGGAATATAATGGTCAGCAAATATCTCAATGGGATCCGATTACAGGTGGCGCTGTGGTAAAACCATGGTTGCCTTATGGAGCTAATAATTATAAGAATTTCTATGAAACAGGGTATACAGCCCAGCACAATTTATCATTAACGCATGTAACAGAAAGTTCTAATGCTCGATTATCCATTGGGCATCAAGATATAAAAGGTATTGTTCCCAATACAGGTTTAAAAAGAATAACAGGAAGTATAAATTCTACATTTCAGTTAGGCGAAAAACTAACGCTTAATTTTGTGGGAACCGGTTCTAAAATGACTAGTAATAATAGAGCTTCCTTTGGTGGTACAAGTGGGGGCGATGGAGGTCTTTGGCAAATAATGTCAATACCAACTAATATAGATATTAGAGACTTAAGGGACTATAAAGATGAGTTCGGTAACAGAAAAAGCTTTTCTGAAAGAGGAGGGAACCCTTATTGGAATCTCTATGAAAATTTAAAACCAGTTATAAGAAACAGATTTAGTGTTAATATAGGGTTAACCTATGCCATTACAGATTGGCTTTCTTTACAGGGTAATTTATTTCAGGACAGGAACGTAACCGAACATTCCAGAATAGAAGCTAAACATTTGTATAGCGATGGGTACTATTCAGAAGGAATTAATTTGAATAAAGAAGTTAATCTGGACGCTAGGTTAACTATCGATAAAGACATTTTTAAGGACCTTAATCTTAATTTTATGACGGGTATAGCCGTAAGAGATGAGGATAGTAATAATAAATTTTCAAGAACAGAAGGCGGTTTGCTTGTAAGAGGTGTTTATAATTTAGGAAATTCGGCATCTCCTGTCGTTACGAGAAACAGTATAACAGAAAAAAAGGTTAATAGTTTATTTAGTTCTGTGGAGCTAAACTATAAAAACTATGCGTTTCTTACTGTAACAGGGAGGAACGATTGGTCTTCAACGCTTCCTCGAGACGAATGGTCGTTTTTCTATCCATCCGTCGCAGGGAGTTTAATCTTTACAGATGCATTTGGTATAAAAAATCATGTATTAAGCTATGGTAAATTAAGAGCTAATTGGGCAAAGGTTGGTGACGATACAAGGCCTTATGCTTTAAACAGGTTTGTAAAAAGAGAAGCTGTTCCTTTTAATGGTAGCCCAGTATTAGGCTTGGAAAATGTAATTCCTGCTACAGGCTTGATTCCAGAAGAAACCACGTCCTTTGAACTGGGTACCGAATTATACTTTTTCGATAGTAAAGTAAGATTAGATGTTGCATACTATGAGAGAGAATCCAGCAACCAACTTATTCAAGTAGCAAGTGCGTGGGAAAGAGGCGCTAGAAACTCATTTATAAATGCAGGAACAATTTCCAACAAGGGTATAGAACTAAGCTTAAATGTTAATCCAATTTCTACCAATAATTTTAACTGGGACGTAAACATAAATTGGGCTAAAAACAAAGGCACAGTTACTGGGTTTCCAGAAGATTTGGTTACATCGAAGATTATAGGGGCATGGCTTGGTGCTGAAATACTTGCAGAAAATGGTTCTCCATATGGCATTATAAAAGGATTCAAATATTTTAGAGATAGCGAAGAAGGGTATAATACTATTGCCAGACAAGCCGATAATTTTGCAACCTTTGGTTATACTCTTGAAGATAATATTACAGGTACTGGAAAAATACTTACTAGAAATGGAATTCCAATGACGAATCAATGGCAAAGCGCTGGTACAAGTACCTTGGGTATTATCGCTCCTTCCGATTGGACTGGAGGAATAAACAATACGTTTACTTATAAAAATGTTCAGCTTAGTTTTTTGGTCGATGTAAGATCTGGGGGGCATGTATTGTCGACTACCGAACAATATATGGGGAGATATGGTCATAATCATGAGAGTGTTGATTTAAATGCTAATGGTGTTCCGGTAAGAAACCCTATAGCAGATGGGGGAGGCTATATTTTTGATGGGATTGATGTTGAGACCGGTAAACCAAATACTATAGCCATAACACCCCAAGATATGTTTTCTGGTTGGAATATCCCTACGGAAGCAACGGCATGGGATGCCACTAACATCAAATTAAGAGAGCTTTCAGTAAGTTATAATGCCAGTAAAAAAATCTTAGGAAAATTAGGGATAGCTAATGCGAGATTATCACTGGTTGGTAGAAATCTATGGCTTATTAAGAATGGGCTGAACGGTATAGATACAGAAACTGCTAGTATGGGTAGTTTAAATAATGGAGTTGGTATGGAATATGGAGCTGTGCCCAATTCCAAAAGTTATGGAATGAACCTGTCTGTAAGTTTCTAA
- a CDS encoding FecR family protein, whose product MNNLINKYLNNTITSEELYKLSKWLQDDNNKKIFEIYLRDQSDVYTVLQDVNLESAYASIKKKAKLEPKSSVLKLSVKKWGRYAAVLVCLVGSAYAIYLISQYSSVSTKINDPSNQITLELEDGSIKVLDEFSSEIITNTRGEEIVNHNKKVLRYSNESTTNKETLVYNQLIVPYGKKFQIVLSDGSEVFLNSGSKLKYPVTFLKGLERNVFLDGEAYFSVVKDQDHPFTVITEEMNTRVYGTKFNVSSYKNESNTSTVLVEGRVGVYKTKLEVNKDNLIMVSPGQKATYESGEVAVEKVDIEKYIAWTKGRLHFVDDRFEVIVKELERHFNVAINNTYTEFNQKPITGTFETETLEQILIAFQAYASFEYKIEGKEILITKPK is encoded by the coding sequence GTGAATAACCTAATAAATAAATATTTAAACAATACGATAACTTCTGAAGAATTATATAAATTAAGTAAGTGGTTACAAGATGATAATAACAAGAAGATATTTGAAATTTATCTTAGAGATCAAAGCGATGTATATACAGTGCTACAGGATGTAAATTTAGAAAGTGCCTATGCTTCAATAAAGAAAAAAGCCAAGTTAGAACCAAAGAGTAGCGTTTTAAAATTATCGGTTAAAAAGTGGGGCAGATATGCAGCAGTATTGGTTTGTTTAGTTGGTTCGGCTTATGCTATCTATCTTATTTCACAATATTCAAGTGTTTCAACAAAAATAAATGATCCTTCTAACCAGATTACTTTAGAGCTTGAAGACGGCTCGATTAAAGTTTTAGATGAGTTTTCCTCTGAAATTATAACGAATACAAGAGGCGAAGAAATTGTAAATCACAACAAAAAAGTGCTTCGATATTCTAATGAAAGTACCACGAACAAGGAAACACTGGTTTATAATCAATTAATTGTCCCCTATGGGAAAAAATTTCAAATAGTTCTTTCCGATGGTTCTGAAGTTTTTCTTAATTCAGGATCTAAACTAAAATACCCAGTTACATTTTTAAAAGGATTAGAAAGAAATGTTTTTCTAGATGGTGAAGCTTATTTTTCTGTTGTTAAAGACCAAGATCATCCTTTTACAGTAATTACAGAAGAAATGAATACCCGTGTGTATGGAACGAAGTTTAATGTATCCAGTTATAAAAATGAAAGCAATACATCTACAGTACTGGTAGAAGGTCGTGTTGGGGTATACAAAACCAAATTAGAAGTAAACAAAGACAATTTAATTATGGTTTCTCCCGGACAAAAAGCAACTTATGAAAGTGGTGAGGTAGCTGTTGAAAAAGTTGATATTGAAAAATATATTGCCTGGACAAAAGGAAGACTTCACTTTGTTGATGATCGTTTTGAGGTTATTGTGAAAGAATTGGAACGCCATTTTAATGTTGCGATTAATAATACCTACACAGAATTTAATCAAAAACCAATCACAGGTACATTTGAAACCGAAACATTAGAGCAAATTCTAATTGCTTTTCAGGCTTATGCTTCTTTTGAGTACAAGATAGAAGGAAAAGAGATATTAATAACCAAACCAAAATAG
- a CDS encoding SusD/RagB family nutrient-binding outer membrane lipoprotein gives MKTIKFLIILCSVILSVTSCTNNFEEINTNPNDQIVGSNEGMLLGAQLTAAKELMDNVVSSNDGMAKWVQYYNHTLDPVDFIDPNPAEDYNEFWIYHNLVTSALPLVERVLGNTDEAPHPNYRAAALVMKAWIYENMTEVFGPIPFTDAQKGELFDEPKYNKPKFDSQEEILKGVLQLLEEANSTFDLSGESGTTMVAQSDAFCGGDILKWKKFANSLRVRILLRISDVDPSFAATGLEAIFSNPSQHPVIESNADNIGITWDEGTGTYGDPMVKFINNNNFKPNVVTGFLNILGERQDPRMKVLVAPAEGYLNADTYIGLPPAFDNDNPSGFKRVARDSVSQLSNSYTSLRMRPIITYSEILFIKAEASLKSINVGTTAQTAYENGITANMEELGVDAADTAAYLGSPLVTYNAGNALEQIITQRYIAQFGQSTNTFSMIRRTGFPRLDFFRIGVYADNGYPVRARYPSSMESFNEENLKKAISGVTIIEGVFGDNLWFATNAPSVSMEPTLQMGPVLYSY, from the coding sequence ATGAAAACAATAAAATTTTTAATCATATTATGTTCTGTGATTTTATCGGTAACATCTTGTACCAATAATTTTGAGGAGATAAACACCAACCCAAACGATCAAATAGTTGGTAGTAACGAAGGTATGCTGTTGGGAGCTCAATTAACAGCTGCGAAAGAGTTGATGGATAATGTTGTTAGCTCTAATGATGGCATGGCCAAATGGGTTCAATATTACAATCACACACTTGATCCTGTAGATTTTATAGATCCGAATCCGGCAGAAGATTACAATGAATTTTGGATATACCATAATTTGGTTACTTCGGCGTTACCTTTAGTTGAACGTGTACTGGGTAATACCGATGAAGCTCCACACCCCAATTACAGAGCGGCAGCACTAGTAATGAAAGCATGGATATACGAAAACATGACCGAGGTATTTGGTCCAATTCCTTTTACCGATGCACAAAAAGGTGAGTTGTTTGATGAACCAAAATACAATAAACCGAAATTCGATTCTCAGGAAGAGATTCTAAAAGGGGTTTTACAATTATTGGAAGAAGCCAACAGTACCTTTGATTTATCAGGAGAATCAGGAACTACTATGGTTGCACAATCTGATGCGTTTTGTGGAGGAGATATATTGAAATGGAAAAAGTTTGCCAATTCACTACGAGTGCGTATTCTTTTAAGGATTTCTGATGTAGACCCGTCATTTGCTGCGACTGGTTTGGAAGCAATTTTTTCTAATCCATCACAACATCCTGTTATAGAAAGTAATGCAGACAACATTGGAATAACTTGGGACGAAGGTACAGGAACGTATGGAGACCCTATGGTTAAATTTATTAATAATAATAATTTCAAACCTAATGTAGTAACAGGGTTTTTAAATATTCTGGGAGAAAGACAGGATCCAAGAATGAAAGTGTTGGTAGCACCCGCAGAAGGTTATTTAAATGCGGATACATATATAGGTTTGCCTCCGGCATTCGATAACGATAACCCTAGTGGGTTTAAAAGAGTAGCAAGAGATTCCGTGAGTCAGTTATCCAATTCTTATACAAGTTTACGTATGAGACCAATAATAACGTATTCGGAAATTTTATTTATTAAAGCCGAAGCTAGTTTAAAAAGTATAAATGTGGGAACAACTGCCCAAACTGCTTATGAAAACGGTATAACTGCCAATATGGAAGAATTGGGAGTTGATGCTGCAGATACGGCAGCTTATTTGGGATCTCCATTGGTAACATATAATGCTGGTAATGCATTAGAGCAAATTATAACTCAAAGGTATATCGCACAATTTGGACAGAGTACAAATACCTTTTCTATGATAAGAAGAACGGGCTTTCCCAGACTGGATTTCTTTAGAATAGGGGTTTATGCAGACAATGGATATCCAGTTAGGGCAAGATACCCTTCTTCAATGGAAAGTTTCAATGAAGAAAACTTAAAGAAGGCTATTAGTGGTGTTACCATTATTGAGGGGGTTTTTGGTGATAACCTTTGGTTTGCGACAAATGCGCCATCAGTATCCATGGAGCCAACCCTTCAAATGGGACCAGTTTTATACAGTTACTAA
- a CDS encoding tail fiber protein encodes MNKRFLIFCFSLCATLFLNAQDNYNKKYNLGPSSSGKWYKLFEIDLTGNGNYNSVNIALDFNYVNTWIKYNSSAFIRLREGPTSSESDWQNNVIGIKQAVLKLKKTGLKTYELWGYSNGGHGHMSFECSVTKEANLIFTIPGATSLVPDVNLYEDVPYKREWYFTSGDFIINNGNVGIGTSNPDMKLAVKGKIHAEEVKIDLNVPAPDYVFKEGYNLISIKELEKFIKENSHLPEIPSAKEFEENGIMQAEMDMNLLKKIEELTLYVIEQEKSLENKDLMIKTLEEKLELQEARLRKIEALLVSEN; translated from the coding sequence ATGAATAAACGATTCCTTATTTTCTGTTTTTCTTTATGTGCAACATTATTTTTAAATGCTCAAGATAATTATAATAAGAAGTATAATCTGGGGCCAAGTTCAAGTGGAAAATGGTATAAACTATTTGAAATTGATTTAACAGGTAATGGTAATTATAATTCTGTAAATATTGCATTAGATTTTAATTATGTAAATACTTGGATTAAATATAACTCGTCAGCTTTTATAAGGTTAAGAGAGGGGCCAACCTCTTCAGAATCAGATTGGCAAAATAATGTAATAGGAATAAAGCAGGCCGTATTAAAATTAAAGAAAACAGGTTTGAAAACCTATGAATTATGGGGCTACTCTAACGGAGGGCATGGACATATGTCATTTGAATGTTCGGTTACAAAAGAAGCTAATTTAATTTTTACTATTCCTGGTGCCACTTCTCTTGTTCCAGATGTAAACTTATATGAAGATGTACCTTATAAAAGAGAATGGTATTTTACATCAGGGGATTTTATAATTAATAATGGGAATGTAGGAATTGGGACATCGAATCCAGATATGAAACTAGCCGTTAAAGGGAAAATTCATGCGGAAGAGGTGAAAATTGATCTTAATGTTCCTGCTCCTGATTATGTTTTTAAAGAGGGTTACAATCTTATAAGTATCAAAGAATTAGAAAAATTCATTAAAGAAAATAGTCATCTACCGGAAATACCTTCTGCAAAAGAATTTGAGGAAAATGGAATAATGCAAGCAGAAATGGATATGAATCTTCTTAAAAAAATAGAAGAGTTAACCCTTTATGTTATTGAACAAGAAAAGTCCTTAGAGAATAAAGATTTAATGATAAAAACCCTTGAAGAAAAATTGGAGTTACAAGAAGCTCGTCTAAGAAAAATAGAAGCATTATTGGTTTCTGAAAATTAA
- a CDS encoding tail fiber protein, producing MKKLFLVTLFIGGIGFAQITDTGDKVGIGTANPYQKLHVNGAIGIGLLNGTYIEGFKINYVDGGSGTTTFMSSRWGGDIYFKRSSSEGERTQFSFGGANEHYMGLYNSNNQVKVLFRSGGNSYINGGNVGIGTTAPDMKLAVKGKIHAEEVKIDLNVPAPDYVFKEGYNLISIKELEKFIEENSHLPEMPSAKEFEENGIMQAEMDMNLLKKIEELTLYTIEQQKKIESLEEQVSKVNMLKEENKTLKCLIERITKLEEQLKTIQK from the coding sequence ATGAAAAAACTTTTTTTAGTTACCCTTTTTATTGGAGGAATAGGATTTGCACAAATTACAGATACTGGTGACAAGGTGGGGATAGGAACGGCAAATCCATATCAAAAATTACATGTTAATGGTGCTATAGGTATTGGCCTTTTGAATGGAACATATATAGAGGGTTTTAAAATTAATTATGTAGATGGAGGAAGTGGAACTACGACTTTCATGAGCAGCAGATGGGGAGGGGATATTTATTTTAAAAGAAGCAGCTCTGAAGGAGAAAGAACTCAATTTTCATTTGGTGGTGCTAATGAACATTATATGGGCTTATATAATTCAAATAATCAAGTAAAAGTGCTATTTCGATCAGGAGGTAATTCCTATATAAACGGCGGCAATGTAGGTATAGGTACTACAGCTCCAGATATGAAACTAGCCGTTAAAGGGAAAATTCATGCGGAAGAGGTGAAAATTGATCTTAATGTTCCTGCTCCAGATTATGTTTTTAAAGAAGGTTACAATCTTATAAGTATCAAAGAATTAGAAAAATTCATTGAAGAAAATAGCCATCTGCCGGAAATGCCTTCTGCAAAAGAATTTGAGGAAAATGGAATAATGCAAGCAGAAATGGATATGAATCTTCTTAAAAAAATAGAAGAGTTAACACTTTATACGATTGAGCAGCAGAAGAAAATAGAATCATTAGAAGAACAAGTTTCTAAAGTAAACATGCTGAAGGAAGAAAACAAAACTTTAAAATGCTTAATAGAAAGGATAACAAAATTAGAAGAACAATTAAAAACGATACAAAAATGA
- a CDS encoding pyocin knob domain-containing protein yields the protein MKKHLFIFSLIVSQLGAQTTTFDNLNANPLTNKTITWTSSNYGSGFGHRIINTDPGGHTLLNFQGRHNKTTWSNIMSLSTNGNVGIGTANPIEKLHISGNILGDKLLLNDPNDTSDWNILWQSGFYQSYNATNAPEATGWFWGLNMNHGSNNSNYRYSGQIAIKNSYASPVLYFRSVNSNGIGTWAKVLHNQGNQTINGNLGIGTANTKGFKLGVQGKIAATEVKVATYANWADFVFDDGYNLPTLKEVEQHIKEKGHLKDIPSAKEVKEDGFFLGEMDSKLLQKIEELTLYTIEQQKEIEFQRNKLENQNNKIEKLEKENKELQSLSMRLLKIEKLLSINNN from the coding sequence ATGAAAAAACACCTGTTCATTTTTAGCCTAATTGTTTCGCAACTAGGTGCGCAAACTACCACATTTGATAATCTAAATGCAAATCCATTAACTAATAAAACTATTACTTGGACATCGTCTAATTATGGTTCTGGTTTTGGACATAGAATTATTAATACAGATCCTGGAGGGCATACATTATTAAATTTCCAAGGCAGGCATAATAAAACTACGTGGTCAAATATTATGTCTCTAAGTACTAATGGTAACGTTGGTATTGGTACAGCCAATCCAATTGAAAAATTACATATTTCGGGAAATATACTAGGGGACAAACTATTGCTGAATGATCCAAATGATACGTCGGATTGGAATATACTATGGCAGAGTGGGTTTTATCAAAGTTATAATGCAACGAATGCTCCTGAAGCTACTGGCTGGTTTTGGGGCTTAAATATGAATCATGGCTCAAATAACTCTAATTATAGGTATTCTGGGCAAATAGCTATTAAGAATTCTTATGCAAGTCCTGTATTGTATTTTAGAAGTGTTAATAGCAATGGAATTGGCACTTGGGCAAAGGTTTTGCACAATCAAGGAAACCAAACTATTAATGGGAACTTAGGCATCGGTACTGCAAACACCAAAGGCTTCAAATTAGGTGTTCAAGGGAAAATAGCAGCAACAGAAGTAAAAGTAGCGACCTATGCCAACTGGGCAGATTTTGTTTTTGATGATGGCTATAATTTACCAACACTTAAAGAGGTTGAACAACACATAAAAGAAAAAGGCCATTTAAAAGATATTCCAAGTGCTAAAGAAGTAAAAGAAGATGGGTTCTTTCTGGGAGAGATGGATTCTAAATTACTGCAAAAAATAGAAGAATTAACACTTTATACGATTGAACAACAAAAGGAGATCGAATTTCAAAGAAACAAACTTGAAAATCAGAATAATAAAATAGAAAAACTTGAAAAAGAAAACAAAGAATTACAATCTCTATCTATGCGATTATTGAAAATTGAGAAATTACTCAGTATAAATAACAATTAA
- a CDS encoding RNA polymerase sigma factor yields MKESVARLKKDDKEIFKYLFNQYYKSLVGYITTYTRSQSDSEDIVQYSYTKLWENRKQLKGNISPKNYLYTIAHNRYIDLYRKSIRDNDLLQELRQENLRNRIEEDDEFLKKRIEKLKKIIDLLPPRCKEILYLSRQRGLEYKEIGNILNISSRTVEEQIRIAFKKIREAFENEQLLLFLLYYNTEEIFNRK; encoded by the coding sequence ATGAAAGAATCTGTAGCCAGACTAAAAAAAGACGATAAAGAGATTTTTAAGTATTTATTTAATCAATATTATAAATCTTTAGTTGGGTATATTACTACATATACTCGAAGTCAATCGGATTCAGAAGATATTGTGCAGTATAGCTACACCAAACTATGGGAAAACAGAAAACAACTTAAGGGAAACATTTCTCCTAAAAATTATCTATACACCATAGCACATAACCGTTACATAGATTTGTACAGAAAGTCAATTAGAGATAATGATCTGTTACAGGAATTAAGACAGGAAAATTTACGTAATAGAATAGAAGAAGATGATGAGTTTTTAAAAAAACGTATTGAGAAGCTTAAAAAGATTATTGACTTGCTTCCTCCCCGTTGTAAAGAAATTTTATACTTGAGTAGACAAAGAGGGCTAGAATATAAAGAAATTGGTAATATACTTAATATATCTTCCAGAACAGTTGAAGAGCAAATACGTATAGCGTTTAAAAAAATACGCGAAGCTTTTGAGAATGAACAATTGCTTTTATTTCTTTTATATTATAATACCGAAGAAATATTTAATAGAAAATAA